The Biomphalaria glabrata chromosome 1, xgBioGlab47.1, whole genome shotgun sequence sequence ACCATATAGATATGATACATATCAACCTTAAATACATATTCTGTAGTGTGAATATAAACAGCACTATACCACACAATGAAGCCTCACTAGAAGGATATGAAGCTTGTACCCTTACTTCAAGACATACAGAGACATGTCATACTGGTAcatagaagaaaacaaaagatgacAGTTCCTGATATCAACGTTGAAATATTGATAGCAATGAAATATGGAAGCAATTAAGATGTCTTTAATGAATTCTATCTCAGACTTTCACAGAGATGTCCACGTTTTGAATGTCCTCGTTTTGAATGTCCCCGTTTTGAATGTCCACGTTTTGGCACACAGATACATTGGGCGTTGAAGTTGGTGTTTACATTAGTATCACAAAAGAATCATCACAATGAAGTATACGATCAAGGTCATTCCAACAAATAACCTTTGAACTCTGTAGGTGCTGGCAGTGTTTCGTCTTTTTTCATTGACAACAATTCCTGGAATATAATAATGTAACgattaataaattgttttaacAACACATGTAACTACCACGTCATCCTATGTTTCTCTTAACTCTTTACTGTATAGGCATCTTAACACATAATAACGTGTGTTcatgtataaaaatataaaaaaaaaaaaataagatatcAAAAAGCGAAGGTAGAGCTGGATAGGagacaccctgcgaaaaccaacACCCAATGTTGCAATGAAGGCAATTGAGTGGAATCCGcaaggaaagtgggcagacccaagcaaacctggaagaggtcagtcatcagtgaagctgagagCACTGGACTGACATGggggcagatgaagaaagctgctcagaaccgagttcggtggagaggtgtggttgcgccctatgctcccctgggagtgcacaggattaagaagaagaagaataaaaatatattaacttaATAAGTTCCTATATTATTTGGATCTGTGTGATATGAGTAATGTTACAGAAAGGaaggtaaaaaacaaaacaaatagactCAAATGTACAACTAGCCTCATTAGGAATATGACTTATAGATAGTTATGGATGTAAAACATCTTTAAATCAAggagtttctatttaaaaaaaagtgtgttttaACGTTTTATCACTTTGAGTTCTAGATAATATATCGTATTTTAGATGATTTTGGTAACAATTCATTATCAGAGACTATCTAACCTTTCCTTGGTTATAGGCTAAACAACCTACCTATCCCTGGTAGGAGAATACACAATCTACCTATCCTTGGCCagagatataggcctacaagctACTTATCCTTGGTCATATACCACACAATCTACCTATCCTTAGAGACTACACAACTTACCTATCCTTAGAGACTACACAACCTACCTATCCTTAGAGACTACACAACCTACCTATCCTTAGAGACTACACAACCTACCTATCCTTAGAGACTACACAACCTACCTATCCTTAGAGACTACACAACTTACCTATCCTTAGAGACTACACAACCTACCTATCCTTGGCTGTCCCGGGTCCTTGGCTCCAGACCAAGCTCCAGGCTTGTTCATGCTAAGTTTGTGTTCATGGGAAGCAGTGGACTTGACATAAACATGGTGGGTCTCCTCCTGGCCGTGCACATGGGGCTCGTAAGGGTTCAATGTAGTGCTAGGTGTTATTGGTGTGGTAGATGAACTTTTGTACTGCTCTGCATAGTCTAAACATATAAATAGAAATTAGAATTGTGACTAATGTGTACCGACAACATAAGTATGTATGTTAAACATAATCTCAGATTAAATAATCATCTTagattagaaaataaaagttgagaTGAAAACGAaagatatatttagatatagTTTAATCTCAGATAAGCTGCTAGACTAAGCTCAGAAAATAACAGGTAACATACGATAGTATTTGTTTATCCAAACAATTACAGATTTTGAATCACTTTATGAGTTAgtacgtcattcgtctgtcaCGATTTAGGAAACGTGCAGTATTCTTACGTCGCTACACAGATTCGTCTTTGACCTACATAATTTATCACCCTTCACTCTGACAAAGACGTTAGCTAACGATGCCTTTTTAAATTGCTTCCGCCAGTGTGCGCTTGTAATTGGGGATGCACTTAATACTTAATTAAATATGATTAAAATGTGgtgaaaatgttttgtaaacggCACATAAAAATGTACTTTCCTAAATCATTATTATGGTTACAGCACTAAATTAACTCAAAGCAGTAAAGATCCAGATAGAAAGGTGATTCAAAGTTGAATcatcattaaacaaaaaaccTCGAACTTGAGTTTTATATAATGCAACCTGCAAAGTCGTTGTCTTTCTGTAACATCTCATTGTCATTGGTGATAACATGCTTGGACATTACGGgcttacatagatctagttccTTACCGTAGAGGTACATAATCTCTTCATCACTTCCAAGAGGGTTCTCCGCAATACATTTGTAGGCCCCGAAATCTGAATCTTGAATGTTGAAGACTCGAAGACTGAGGGTTAACTTGTTCTTCTCTTCGTCATAAGCCTCAACCCTAAGGGCAGACGAAATGTTTGAGAGGGGGCTTCAATACATAACAGCAAATAATAGTTGTAGTCTTTAACTAAAAGTACACAGTAGCGTTGGTAAGCAAGTCAGCAGAAAAATACACCCATTATCTCCTCCTTGTTGTTGTGAAGGACCAATTGAATGAGTCTCTGTATCTATTCGGATAGTAGTACTCAAAACGTCTACAATGCAGGTGTACCTAGCATCAGAAATAGGGGGAAAATTGTCTACAAATATATAATAGGTGTGGTGTGTGGGGCTGAGAAGCGAAtaccgcttggctacctatcgaGAGGGCTTAAGTTCGAATTCCGACTTTACCAGAGTTgcgtttgctgagcgcctaaaggcatcACGAACacattctcccagataccccccccacacacacacacaccgtccacaaaagagattggaccgtaGCGCTGTGAACCTGCTGTGAGAATGAAAGTTGGAGTGGAGAAAAAACAATTCACTATATGTGTTTATATTACAATTTAGTGTTGCCCATACTTTGAACTGTGAGCCATGATCCCCAAAAACCTTTGCCCGTACTGCATACAGCAGCTGCCTAGTTCCAAAGTCTTGCTGATGTGGCCAGTGGGACGCGTGTTAGATATTTATTCTGCTCCATGGCCGAAAAAGATTTGGAACCATTGTTTTACTTGAAGtactaaactaaacaatgacTTGTGACTTGACCAAAACGTTTGTTCTAGGAAGAAAAACGAAGAACTGAAAAGCACCTAAGTTTACTTTCAACAAAATATCTCCGAGAGTTTCTTACAAAGTATAACTGTAGGAGAAAGCGAGAACAGGGATTGGATAAtactcttttttgaagtaacatctataatatatataagataagacgagAATGGTAGGACTAGTGATCACGTGATAATCAATTTTTATTGGCCATGAAGAAAAATTGTCGACACGCTAGATAATTAATGACATAGCTTTCTATTATTGCTTTGTATTAAGTGGAAATAAACGGCGGTAAAAGAAAGCTAAATGAGagcaaaaagtaatttaaaattaatgagTTGTTGCCCTTTGATCAGATCTAACCAAAATTAAATATTCCTTTGTGTTTGAGTGCAGCCAAATAAAATTAGGCAACATTGATAACCGTGACGTTTATGTtgctatgtaaataaataatagggACACCGAACTCTGTAATACGATAAATGTATTTGGTCAAAACACGTTTATTAGTTCGTCGGTAAACATTAGCATGTCCACACCTGACATTGTTAGCCAGAACTACCTGTATTTGGGAGATGTCGTTAATTTGATGCCGTCTTTCTGCCACATGCTGACCGCGTGAGGGAACGCAGTGACCGTGCATTCTAGTATGGTCTCCTTCCCCCTCTCTTGACCAATTCTCTTGTTAGGTAAGTAGATCTCTGGAGCAACTAATAGGAACAGAACAAAAGAGTGGTCATATGATCATCTTTGAAATAATGAAAGAATCTTAAGAAGACCAAATTTGAAACAAATTAGGAACTCATGACCTAAAAGTTGAAGAGAAAGTTCTTTCAAACAGCTCGCAATTTCAGATACTCAGTTTTCTTAATGTTACTCATAATTAGTGATCTTAACGGTGCTTGTACTGTgtacgcacatacacacacacaaacacacaccatAATCATTCTGCGGCTGTAGGAGGCAAACAAAAGTAACTTACATACATGGGCATGCGCACAtgcaaaattatataaatacattCATACACACAGACTTGTAGTGACCTAGTTCAGcttagagagtatgttagttttgtaaaccactatattgtgcattgtttttagaGACGGTAAAAAGTAGTGACGTTGACAGACAGAGGAATAACGTTGCAGAATAAGGATACACAATAGAAGAATGTGGCTAGGGACTTGAGGAAAAAGGATAGTGATGGAAATGTTTGTTAAGACCGACGGATTTACTGACGAGACGACCATCCCCATTGTGCATTGTTCTTATTCTTGTGTCCGCTTCAATGTGTATCAAGTCATCGAAGTAATTCTATGAGAAACAGACACATTCAATTACCCAggtatacacatacatacatacacacatacatacacacatgcatacatacatacatacatacatacatacatacatacatacatacatgcatacatacatgcatacatacatacacacatacacacatacatacatacatacatacatacatacatacatacatacatacatacatacatgcatacatacatacatacatacatacatacacacatgcatacatacatacatacatacatacatacatacatacatacatacatacatacacacatacatacatacatacatgcatacatacatacatacatacatacatacatacatacattcatacatacattcatacatacatacatacatacttaaacacatacatacagctGTGCTATACTCACACTCAACGTAAACTTTGATCAGCTTGTTGGCCGGAGGTGCCACGTTGTTGTAGGCCACGCACTCGTAGCTGTCCCCACAGAACCTGGTGACGTTGTGGATGACCAGGACCTCGCCATTCACACCGACCTCTTTGAAGACACGATAGTTAGAAGATGATTTGTGAGCATTGTTGCGTTCATTGCAGGGTGTTTAGGGTTAACATAAAGGAAGGATATAGGATTTAGTAAGTAGAATGTAATCGAAAGTTTGTAATGTTGGAAAGAAAGAAGATGTATTGAGCTGTACCAAACTAAAAGAAGATAGATAATAATACAGCAGCTTAATTCTGTTGTAAAATTCGATTGTAAAAatgaataagagagagagagagagagagagagagaagactatAAGGATATATGTTAAACATATTGTTTATAACAAAAAGTTAgtagttatatatttttatacaagTATATTATGTTCCTTAAGCTGTCCTATGAATATATCTCTTATTGTTTTGTGATGATGATATAGAAAAGCTTAAAATCGTTTATGTCTACTTAGCtttgatacaaaacatttctAGAAACAGTTTTAGCTTCCTGGAGTAAATATTTAGTAAGTTAATTAAAaagaatagaaataataataataataataataataataataatatgcatatttgaccaattcttttttttttttttttgtgaaattaCGCGCAAATGTCTTGTAAtcattataattgtttttttgtttttttttcaaatataatatgctagaaaatattaaaacgaataaaaaaaacgtttaaaaataTCAACATGCACAAACTATAGAATGAATACAACCTTCAGAAAGTATGTAATACAggctatatattttaaatgtgacaTCCTAACATCTGAActtctatatatagatattgacGTTTGTGTTTCTCAGTGACCAATCGTTTTCTTGTTCGAATCAACACTTAAACTGAGCGCTCTTCTCAAGATAAAGGTTTCAATGTTTGCATAGAAAGATTaaccttaaaaaaattaaatatgtgaatTTACATCCAATCCTAATATTATAGAATCCTTAAccgaaaaaaacattttacaaaataactTCAAGAGTGCAGTGCATTGGTGCATGTAAAATATTTCTCAGGTGCTTAGATCTGAACATCCGTAAAATTTCGTCCCTCCCGTCTGAGATTTCCTGGCAAACTTCACGCAAAAGgtaaaaggaaagaaagaaacattcacattaatACACCACATCAATAATTGAGGTCAGCAGTGGGACCACTGTCACAATAAGAAATCAGTTTTAATATTATCAAAGTAAAATTAACTTAAACTCTTAATGGGTATGTATTATGCATATAagaaactattttaatttatttctggCCCGCAACCTAAACACTAagaatataacaatttaaagaaattgtaataATTCTCTATTTTTTGTTATACCAGTAGGGGATGCGGGGGCTGCGGACCGCATCAGATAACACTGACCGACCATAGTAACACCACTGTAAGACGCCATTAGTAAATTTATGTTTAGTCATATTTCAGGTGTTTCATGATAAGAATGGAAACACAGTGTTAAAGAGAAATGTATTAGTCGTTTATTCTGCCATTCACTTTTCATTTAGTGGTGACACATTAATAAGACACATTGAAACGTCAAATTTTGGGTTATATTATAATTAGAATAATCAAATAATATATGTGaaaatcattataaaataaagagaaaacatTCCAAGAACAGAAAGTGAATACGAAACAGTAAAACATGAAACAAATCTGAGGATCAGAAGCCTTTCTATTTCTCCCTATTGACTTCTTCAGCTCCTTCTTttctaattattgttttttaaatattacccAGTGTGTAAAGATCACCACCGTTTTACATATTAGGTAGAGTAGCGAGACCTAACCTATAACCCGTGGGCCATATCCAGCCTGTGACGCGATGCTATCCGTCCATCAAAATGTATCCCAACAATGCATAATGAAAAACACAGGCTCCGTTCCTTTGgactgtaagattttttttttcttggagtTAATGCGTCCCGCTTAAAGCGTATTGGTAATGCATATGACTTCTAGGCTGGAAACGGTTGCGCCTCATTAAAGTAGAGAATGACTTGAAAGAATTTAAAAGTAATGTATTTAATGGTTAGTTAATTGACTCTAGAAATGTATGAGATAGTAATTTGTCATATATTGTAACTATGTCTAAAGAAGGAATTTATAACAACGAAATGAGAACCTTCCCATCTGTGGGGCGAGTAGAGTCTCCTACCTGAAGTCCAGCTTTGAAAACATGTGAGTACTAATGTTTCGTTCGACATAAAGAGTCTCAAACCTGCCACACGAGGGTGCTAGCGAGGGCGCAGTGAGAGGTACACGTAAGCGTGCGTGGGTGTCACATAGGTGttgaggaagaaaaaaaaaaggagaagggGTGTGAAACATCCAGGATCACATGACGTCATCTCTTACTATCTGAGCCAGGgcacaactcactctgtttctcGCTGCCCTTGGAGCTGCTGCTTAGCCGGTACCAGGTCACGGTGGGCTGCGGGGTGCCTGTCACGTTGCAGACGAGTGTGACGGTCTCGCCCTCCCGGACCACCACATCGGTGGAGGAGAGGTGGTCCAGGATCTTGGAGGGCACTGTAAGATGAAAAAGGCATGAAAACATTTGAGTCAAGAAATGTCTCCCTCtttttgttctatttctttttttctctctctctctctctctctccttattattcaatctctttttctctttctttctctctctctctctctctctccttattattcaatctcttttttctctctctttctctctctctctctccttattattcaatctcttttttctctctctctttctctctctctctctccttattattcaatctcttttttctctctctttctctctctatctctccttattattcaatctcttttttctctctctttctctctctctctctctctccttattattcaatctcttttttctctctctctttctctctctatctctctttattattcaatctattttttctctctctttctctctctctctctctttattattcaatctcttttttctctctctttctctctctctctctctctctctttgttattcaatctctttttcctctctctttctctctctctatctctctttattATTCaatctatttttctctctctttctctctctctctctctctctttgttattcaatctcttttttctctctctttctctctctctctatttgttattcaatctcttttttctctctctttctctctctctctctatatatattattctttttttttctttgtctctctttgtgctctctcttttttatttctctctctctctctctctctctattgtctctttctctctctaggcatatcatatatatattgtaatgtaagttatatgtaattatatatgtatgcatgtgtatatttatgtatgtatgtatgtatgtatgtatgtatgtatgtatgtatgtatgtatgtatgtatttcaaACACATATTTCGTTGTCAATGAGACCAGGGAGTGCTGGTCTATAGTGTCTATAAGGCTATTATACTTTCTTCTGTTTCTTAATAGTATTTCtcgtgtcttttttttttgaccgaGGCTAATTTCAAATCACTCTCAATTCGTATTCTAAGACCAagttgaaagtttgcacaattattcattgtcgatgacaaacATAGGaatcaatacaatacaatagCCTGACCACAACCTACAGACCCCTAAGTAACAGTAGCCTGACCACAACCAACAGACCCCTAAGTAACAGTAGCCTGACCACAATCTACAGACCCCTAAGTAACAGTAGCCTGACCACAACCTACAGACCCCTAAGTAACAGTAGCCTGACCACAACCTACAGACCCCTAAATAACAGTAGCCTGACCACAACCTACAGACCCCTAAATAACAGTTGCGCAACCCTATGAACAAAAGAAACGTAATTGGATCTAGGTCAAATAGCCATTTCAAAAGCTCCATTCATAGTATCACGCACTTGCGCAGCGCAGTGATACAAATCATACGAGCGTGAAGggtcacaaaaaaacaacaaaatatttaaagctGTTTTATTGATGAACATATTGACCTTAATAACCAGACCTATATAATAGAATATTACTTTcctatgtgtttaaaaaaaccaCCGATAAGAATTACACTTTTACATGAACTATAAGTCTGTATTTCAGATCTAGTTCAATTCGAATATAAGTAACCAAAATTACatttacatgtagatctaggtcacatCTACTAATGCTGTATACTAAAGTATTTAGTCATTGACTATCATGGCATGTATATTCCATTCATGTACACCATTATAGTTTAAAGTAAGTAcagtttttcttttactttaattttaatagttAAGAATAGCTAGTTCATTACAAATACAATCTAACCAGGCAACGTCTAATTTTGATTTGTACAAAGCTCatgtcaactcactctttctgtcgggttaaaattgtgtacacgttatttctcccagaccctatctcaaatcaagctgaaattgtgcatcACTTATTCTTTTACCTCACAACACAAGAAAGTTTTACacaaataaccaattagttaattaattattggtaatgaataattttgtttggtatctcgaacaagagaaagaaatagcatTTCACAAATatgatggtataagttgaagatttttttaatgtatcggTTAGGACAGTTAGTATGTAAAACATGGTTTTGTATTGAATTGTAATATGACAAGGTTTTTGAGAATCAAAAGAAAGATGACAAAATGAATGAGAGAGTTGAACCTTTCCACTTCATCAGACAATCTTTCTCAATTCTTTAAATATACTTGGtgctaaaaacattttaaaaaattcagtaCTATTGATTACATATCTACATATACATATCTACATAAAGGCGGCGAAGTGACTGAGCGGCAAGgggcttggcttccaaactgagcgaggggtcctgggttcaaatcttgggaaaaattaaagttttttatttcgggatctttagagcGCCACTATGTCCACTCAACGGATGCCTaacattagatggggaaaagtaaagactgttggtcattgtgctggccacatggcacccacGATACCCGTTCGCcacagaaataaaaattgtcCTACGTCACTAagacacatttattttgtttaatccCAGTTGTTGAGACAGTTTATTTGTTGATCCTACACTCGAGTCGAGTTCAGTTTCTAGTTTGGaacaatgttttattattattgagaaTTTAGATTCCTGAATTCCTCATCGCAAACATAAGAGCAATTGTTTTTGTATGCAGTTTGTAAAGCAATAGTCTGTCAGAAGACACAATGTTAGGGTTCTCCTCAGGAAAGGAGCTGACGTTTTGCAGTTTtcttttgatcttttttttttccttataggGAGGGGTGATCCCTAGCCAgaggaaaattttaaaaaattttgtttaatgtatttCTATTCAAATTATGTATAGTTTTCGACATTAtgattattatgttttttaacATATAATAGATAATTATAACACGCTGTAAAATTTCTCCGCGTCTAGCAGtatatgtgtttttatttatatgttaaaatatgttatatgttatttttatgttaaaGACATTCAAAAGACATGAAATGACTGAATAGAACGCTCTGTAAGATTGTAACGGAATATATTGGAGACTGTGTCTTTGTGTCTGTAGCTGCACATAGTGAAGATTTTTTTCATTGTGTTGGTAGATGACCACTTTTGATTTCCAAAGAAATTAAGTTCACAAAACTAAATGGAATATTAATTTccattaggatttttttttatagtcatgTGGAAAACATAAAATTACAACGCAAGTTGACctatacaaaataatatgactcacgggcgtagccaggattttttttcggggggggggggggagttggggAGGATTATAAGAGatcagttaagccaggttcacatctaacttcacatttactttcacctatcccttggtctgctagACATTTGGGACACctcacaggatctgtcaaccttctttctccattcttctctgtcatttgcctttgataaaatttaataccgatattcttctcaaaatattgaaacctgaattttttcctgcctgggtagagcacttcgggggccgattttgagtttgtgtttccacacaaactgtctttgtaaccttgttttatattgaagatgtattttttagcttcaaaccccactgaaaggggattttaactcaaaacgcctttggctacgctcttagaattttgagtgtatttggcttttttttaataatgaagaggtattttttagcttcaaattccgctgaagaggggtttaaactcaaaacctcttttaaaatcaaaatcttccttaactaagctcttggaatttgtggattgtcgtttgcatgttttgttttatagaagaggtggATTAGACTGCAAcaaccctggtaggggttttaaactcaaaaaccccttggctgcgctggcaCAAGTGATggttagtattaaaatctcaactaaaataaacagaatcaaagtaaaaaatcagtcactaaattcagaTCCCCCGCCcctacgggggggggggttcatttcggggagggggggtgAACCCCCCACCccaggctacgcccatgatatgacTAAATTATGTCCTCGTtgtttacaaaacttctatcaacgcactctgtctgtctggtcaaaagtttgtacacgttgtttctcccgctcccattttcagatcaagttgaaactttgcacaagacataaatcatttttaaaatataaccaattagtcaaacAAATTACTggtagtttattattttgtttaataacagagagagaaattaaTCTTTCAGTTTTCAGTTTATCTAGTTTGGTCCGCTCAGatatgtgtacacgttattcgTCCACACCCATTTGtggaacaagttgaaactttaaacaattgtttattgtacctaacaaaacatgaacaaattaaaaaaaaaaagaaccaatcAGTAAATTAATtgttgatattatttttttatatcgaatagGGGAAAAAACTTCTAGATTGCTGAGAGATATTATAAACGCGATattcttccccttagattagCTTTggtggtggtgtttttttttaagatattttctatttttgttttatttttagctgtTCTTTGTGCCAAGGTGTTAGACCGCTTGATTGTAGATTTTTCTTGATCTAGTATTTGTAAGATTGATCAAGGGGTAGGAGGAGGGAAGaggtatctgggtgaaggttGCCGTGACAgctttttaaaaccaatttacgacatgaattcgaactcgagggtcCGCCTCTGTAGTATAGAGCCATCACTAAGACAGCCAAgtacttatgaaaataggttttataataatctattgttagtttcaaacgaCGAcctattctctacacaaggtaTAAAGGGAacttattcaacttatactGCCATATCTGTCAAGTACCAGTTCTTTTCATTATTCAATCTCtaacaacataattaattaccaataatcaattaaataattggttccTTTTTTATTGAGtcgtgtgttgtcattgacaatgaaaaAATGGTgtaaagatggctgcctggtcgtgcggtttgcgcgctgaactatcgttcggacttatcgatagtcccggggTTCAAACCCGTCGTCCTGGGGGGAGGTTTAGACAAGAAAGTTAATTATCttgaactctgaaggaacatccgaaacatgtcaaacattttacaaacatttttttacaaagtttccacttgatccgagaaatggGAAGATGGAGAAATGACAGAGTGAGTAGATCGAAGCTTTGTAATGACTCAATCCATCAATACAACATAAACATGATAGGAGAGAACTAGTTGAACAAAACAATGTTAAAACAATCTTGTCAATGCGGAGAAATAAAGGAATGAAGTAGTACTACAGTCTGAGGCGGCGGTACCTGTGGTGTAAACACAATTAGTCCAGGGAAAGGTTCAGTGGTCAGAAGTCAACTCGGCAGATCAGGTTTTTCTTTGCTTGTCTAATTTCAAGACCTAGCAATCTACCATTCCCTGGACTGGCACGTGACTGGCTCTCTACTAGCTTCAATCACAAGTGGCGCGGTAAAACTGGACCGCCACGCTGGGAGACACCAGATAGGGGGGAGAGAAATGTATTCAAGGGCGTGTTTATCTATACTGAATGACCAGCGATATTGTCCGAGTTTTCAGTGTCCCGGCAAAGGATACttactaaaaca is a genomic window containing:
- the LOC106074282 gene encoding opioid-binding protein/cell adhesion molecule homolog isoform X2 — translated: MNQGNPNDKILLMSLIQRTAMFTWCQLTAFCVTLYISIVKTTVPVLPSHEPKFDMPMVNVTVKERNTAVLPCSVSSLGSYQVVWTDQVSTLLTFEDRRIIDDERLSVERPYTRDWNLHIRDVRYSDQGIYNCQINTSPVKIKTINLIVQVPSKILDHLSSTDVVVREGETVTLVCNVTGTPQPTVTWYRLSSSSKGSEKQKVGVNGEVLVIHNVTRFCGDSYECVAYNNVAPPANKLIKVYVEFAPEIYLPNKRIGQERGKETILECTVTAFPHAVSMWQKDGIKLTTSPKYRVEAYDEEKNKLTLSLRVFNIQDSDFGAYKCIAENPLGSDEEIMYLYDYAEQYKSSSTTPITPSTTLNPYEPHVHGQEETHHVYVKSTASHEHKLSMNKPGAWSGAKDPGQPRIGIVVNEKRRNTASTYRVQRLFVGMTLIVYFIVMILL
- the LOC106074282 gene encoding opioid-binding protein/cell adhesion molecule homolog isoform X3, which translates into the protein MSLIQRTAMFTWCQLTAFCVTLYISIVKTTVPVLPSHEPKFDMPMVNVTVKERNTAVLPCSVSSLGSYQVVWTDQVSTLLTFEDRRIIDDERLSVERPYTRDWNLHIRDVRYSDQGIYNCQINTSPVKIKTINLIVQVPSKILDHLSSTDVVVREGETVTLVCNVTGTPQPTVTWYRLSSSSKGSEKQSELCPGSDKVGVNGEVLVIHNVTRFCGDSYECVAYNNVAPPANKLIKVYVEFAPEIYLPNKRIGQERGKETILECTVTAFPHAVSMWQKDGIKLTTSPKYRVEAYDEEKNKLTLSLRVFNIQDSDFGAYKCIAENPLGSDEEIMYLYDYAEQYKSSSTTPITPSTTLNPYEPHVHGQEETHHVYVKSTASHEHKLSMNKPGAWSGAKDPGQPRIGIVVNEKRRNTASTYRVQRLFVGMTLIVYFIVMILL
- the LOC106074282 gene encoding opioid-binding protein/cell adhesion molecule homolog isoform X1 — encoded protein: MNQGNPNDKILLMSLIQRTAMFTWCQLTAFCVTLYISIVKTTVPVLPSHEPKFDMPMVNVTVKERNTAVLPCSVSSLGSYQVVWTDQVSTLLTFEDRRIIDDERLSVERPYTRDWNLHIRDVRYSDQGIYNCQINTSPVKIKTINLIVQVPSKILDHLSSTDVVVREGETVTLVCNVTGTPQPTVTWYRLSSSSKGSEKQSELCPGSDKVGVNGEVLVIHNVTRFCGDSYECVAYNNVAPPANKLIKVYVEFAPEIYLPNKRIGQERGKETILECTVTAFPHAVSMWQKDGIKLTTSPKYRVEAYDEEKNKLTLSLRVFNIQDSDFGAYKCIAENPLGSDEEIMYLYDYAEQYKSSSTTPITPSTTLNPYEPHVHGQEETHHVYVKSTASHEHKLSMNKPGAWSGAKDPGQPRIGIVVNEKRRNTASTYRVQRLFVGMTLIVYFIVMILL